A genomic window from Colletotrichum destructivum chromosome 7, complete sequence includes:
- a CDS encoding Putative Zinc finger, RING-type — MNIFKSVMRKQEMASNPAADDTCCAICYEKVGEVKEEGDREVWRYLPCGHRFGGDCIQHWLGVASVDEPHCPWCRVSMRCDCGHPVVPTTKPTRNYMYWGWMPCEICHAQLQRSRKTSKYFRGQLLPRLNSLIHSLDHNMASIPAEVPKEQEETPTKEPWEDREVWRKKWTEHFLQEDRKASASKSPRK; from the coding sequence ATGAACATTTTTAAATCCGTTATGCGTAAGCAGGAGATGGCGTCCAATCCCGCTGCCGACGACACCTGCTGTGCGATATGTTACGAAAAGGTCGGCGAagtcaaggaggagggcgaccGGGAGGTATGGCGATACCTGCCCTGCGGCCACCGCTTCGGCGGCGACTGCATACAACActggctcggcgtcgccagcGTCGATGAGCCGCACTGCCCGTGGTGCCGGGTGAGCATGCGATGCGACTGCGGACACCCTGTGGTACCaacgacgaagccgacgcgGAACTACATGTACTGGGGTTGGATGCCGTGCGAAATATGCCACGCCCAGCTCCAGCGTTCTCGCAAGACCTCGAAATACTTCCGCGGCCAGCTCCTGCCGCGGCTCAACTCGCTCATTCACTCGCTCGACCACAACATGGCCTCCATTCCAGCCGAGGTGCCCAAGGAGCAGGAAGAGACGCCGACCAAGGAGCCATGGGAGGACCGCGAAGTGTGGAGGAAGAAGTGGACGGAGCATTTTTTGCAAGAGGATCGCAAGGCGTCCGCGTCGAAATCGCCTAGGAAATAG
- a CDS encoding Putative formin, FH3 domain, formin, GTPase-binding domain, armadillo-like helical: MSSTDKSRQSSGGKSFFSRNRKDKRNTSDEGRHLAGGDYSDTASTHSRASRHHRDSSAVSIDQYPESGMTAGPMTSIPYDSITDSRSPVPVEYLPKGDQLGVLRQNPLPHHLNKVTSDFHQYPSFDPSTMAGSAGSHASAQRVPQSNITMASTGRQTQYQQWGPGPARGSTTSTINGSHNPRYDSYMTSAGRSSADQASIFSSGNGGTYDMTANRSSRPALPSASSQSSYSSHMSYRDSSHPSSHRMTKFPGMGPTGHDGFHFPRPDNDDIIDQMFLALMQKRGWHNLPEQARRQMVAYAPDKKWTLLYQDRLTEWQGEQKRRQTAKPNQYAAPEILVNSDEEGSPEWYVRRVMDNSLDTKGLGSLEVNLRTQQIGWVKRFIECQGQVALTNVLMKINRKTAIGPVPDGKSDRNSDREYDIIKCLKALMNNKFGADDALAHQQVIIALATSLTSQRLTTRKLVSEVLTFLCHWGDGEGHLKVIQALDSVKAQQGENGRFDAWMRLVEVTVDGRGKMGSMVGASDEVRSGGIGMENLLMEYAVATLILINMIVDAPEKDLQLRMHIRAQFTACGIRRILTKMDSFQYDLIDKQVEHFRTNEAIDYEDMLEKENNSIKDSIEGEVKDLNDPVQIVDAIQQRLRGSKTQDYFISALQHLLLIRDNDGEERLRMFQLVDSMLSYVAMDRRLPNMDLKQSLNFTVQSLLDKLHTDSEARQALDEALEARQVADAAMAERDEMKARMELGADGLVAKLQKQLDEQARFIEAQRRQAEGLKAELENIQTLRQKEAQRYELETRELYLMLRDAQDVAASNAVKGSKLGEDDPARMQGILDRDRLMERLQMQIERQKTQFKLEGRVWGEAVGPSDRLRALREEMDDAAMGSGPGTPPRDFANSMLGSVNRNTKITRKPVNGRGEPIEGGFPEGEEREEDEDGVVYEKPRVVEIRRPVMDSSQKAGLFGEMAGKVKRYEGSDSEDAEGTTGPSHQSLESGSPITPAEGEPPKIQINGAAAAPPPPPPPPMPGTTGVPPPPPPPPPPPPPPPPPPGGMLSPMGGPPPPPPPPPMGGAPGMPPPPPPPLPGAISGHFLSQATPFAGGPSIGLPVVRPKRKLKALHWDKVDSPMTTHWAAHAPSAEEREEKYLELSRKGILDEVEKLFMAKEIKRLGVGGGAKKDDKKQIISADLRKAFEIAFAKFSQISVERIVQMIIHCDKDILDNTVVMDFLRKDDLCHIPDNTAKQMAPYSKDWTGANPDKADREQDPAELTRQDQIYLFTAFELHHYWKARMRALALTRSFEPDFDEITEKMRHVVGVSESLRDSVSLMNVLGLILDIGNYMNDANKQARGFKLSSLARLAMVKDDKNESTLADLVERIVRNQYPEWEEFSNDISGVMMAQKINIEQLQSDARQYIDTVKNVQMSLDAGNLSDSKKFHPQDRVSQVVQRIMKDARRKAEEMQLYLEEMMKTYNDIMVFYGEDPTDENARRDFFAKLAIFISEWKKSREKNVQLEETRRRNEASMKRKHAQLQVSNTKVEGAPPSPSSAGAMDSLLEKLRAAAPQTRDQRDRRRRARLKDRHQVRIASGQKIPDPDEIPEVEVALQQPPKEATIDEDGNPISPGLSSPREAGEDDVADRAAMLLQGIRGGDGADDADPEKRESLRRSRRQTAEEERRMRRRRREKATSTNTAVSEGDTTVTEAKEEDIPPTPSVESTPVEP, translated from the exons ATGTCTTCCACCGACAAATCGAGGCAGTCGTCAGGCGGAAAGTCTTTCTTCTCGCGCAATAGGAAAGACAAACGCAATACGAGCGACGAAGGCCGCCACCTGGCTGGAGGCGACTACTCCGACACGGCCAGCACCCACTCGCGCGCCTCTCGTCATCACCGCGATTCGTCTGCAGTGTCCATCGACCAGTATCCCGAGTCCGGCATGACGGCCGGTCCCATGACGAGCATCCCATACGATAGCATTACCGATTCTAGATCGCCGGTGCCGGTCGAATACCTCCCCAAGGGCGATCAGCTTGGCGTGCTGCGCCAAAACCCTCTGCCGCATCATCTCAACAAAGTAACAAGCGACTTTCACCAATATCCCAGCTTCGATCCGTCCACGATGGCCGGGAGCGCCGGTTCGCATGCGTCCGCGCAGCGTGTCCCGCAGTCCAACATCACAATGGCCAGCACTGGTCGTCAGACGCAATACCAGCAGTGGGGACCAGGGCCTGCTCGCGGAAGTACAACGAGCACAATCAATGGGTCCCACAACCCCAGATACGATTCGTACATGACATCGGCGGGTCGGAGCTCTGCTGACCAAGCTAGCATATTCTCATCAGGTAATGGAGGCACCTATGACATGACAGCAAATCGCTCATCAAGACCAGCACTGCCCAGTGCTTCTTCCCAGAGTTCTTATTCCTCGCATATGTCCTACAGGGACTCCTCGCACCCTTCCTCACACCGAATGACAAAGTTCCCCGGCATGGGACCCACTGGACACGATGGCTTTCATTTCCCGCGGCCGGACAACGACGATATCATCGACCAGATGTTTCTGGCCCTGATGCAGAAACGAGGATGGCACAACCTACCCGAGCAGGCTCGCCGCCAGATGGTCGCCTACGCGCCCGACAAGAAATGGACGTTGCTATACCAGGACCGATTGACCGAGTGGCAAGGAGAACAAAAGAGGAGGCAAACTGCGAAGCCGAACCAATATGCGGCCCCCGAGATCCTGGTCaactcggacgaggagggctCGCCGGAATGGTACGTCCGACGTGTGATGGATAACAGCTTGGACACAAAGGGTCTTGGAAGCTTGGAAGTCAACCTACGCACGCAGCAAATAGGTTGGGTCAAGCGCTTCATCGAGTGCCAAGGCCAGGTCGCGTTGACCAACGTCCTGATGAAGATCAACCGCAAGACTGCGATCGGCCCAGTACCCGACGGCAAGTCCGACAGGAATTCCGACCGCGAGTACGACATCATCAAGTGCCTCAAGGCTCTGATGAACAACAAgttcggcgccgacgacgccctaGCCCACCAACAAGTCATCATTGCGCTGGCCACCTCGCTCACCTCTCAACGCTTGACGACGCGGAAGCTGGTCAGCGAAGTCCTCACCTTCCTGTGCCACTGGGGAGATGGCGAAGGCCACTTGAAGGTCATCCAGGCCCTGGACTCCGTTAAAGCACAACAAGGAGAAAATGGCCGCTTCGACGCCTGGATGCGGCTTGTCGAGGTCACGGTGGACGGTCGCGGAAAGATGGGCAGCATGGTTGGAGCCAGCGACGAGGTCCGAAGCGGTGGAATCGGCATGGAGAACCTGCTGATGGAATATGCGGTCGCGACGCTGATTCTCATCAACATGATTGTCGATGCGCCAGAGAAGGATTTGCAGCTGCGGATGCACATCCGCGCCCAATTTACAGCATGCGGCATCAGACGCATCCTGACCAAGATGGATTCGTTCCAGTACGACCTCATCGACAAGCAGGTCGAGCACTTCCGAACaaacgaggccatcgactACGAGGATatgctggagaaggagaacaaCAGCATCAAGGACAGCATCGAAGGAGAAGTTAAGGACCTCAACGATCCTGTCCAAATTGTCGATGCCATCCAGCAACGACTGCGTGGGAGCAAGACCCAGGATTACTTCATCTCGGCTCTGCAACATCTGCTGCTCATCCGCGATAACGATGGCGAGGAGCGACTGCGAATGTTCCAGCTGGTGGACTCCATGCTCAGCTATGTGGCCATGGACCGGCGCTTGCCAAACATGGACCTGAAGCAGAGCCTGAACTTCACCGTTCAAAGTCTGCTAGACAAGCTTCACACGGATTCAGAGGCCCGGCAAGCCCTGGACGAGGCACTGGAAGCTAGGCAggtcgccgatgccgccatggccgagcgagacgagatgaaggcgaggatggaACTGGGCGCCGATGGTCTCGTGGCGAAACTCCAGAAGCAATTAGATGAGCAGGCGAGGTTCATCGAAGCCCAGCGGCGACAGGCAGAAGGCTTGAAGGCCGAACTGGAGAACATCCAGACGCTACGCCAAAAGGAAGCCCAGCGCTACGAGCTCGAGACCAGAGAACTGTACCTCATGCTTAGGGATGCACAAGACGTTGCTGCGTCCAACGCTGTTAAGGGCAGTAAGCTCGGAGAAGACGACCCGGCTCGGATGCAAGGCATTCTGGACCGCGATCGCCTTATGGAGCGACTGCAAATGCAAATCGAACGCCAGAAGACGCAGTTCAAGCTGGAGGGCAGAGTATGGGGAGAGGCCGTGGGTCCTTCCGATCGGCTTCGCGCTCTTCGTgaggagatggacgacgCTGCCATGGGGTCAGGACCagggacgccgccgagagacTTTGCAAACAGCATGCTCGGAAGTGTCAATCGCAACACAAAGATTACGCGAAAGCCGGTCAACGGTCGTGGCGAGCCTATCGAAGGCGGCTTTCCTGAGGGAGAAGAGcgtgaggaggatgaagatggagtTGTTTATGAAAAGCCCAGAGTCGTTGAAATCCGCCGCCCCGTTATGGATTCCAGCCAAAAAGCCGGTCTCTTTGGCGAAATGGCCGGTAAGGTTAAGAGGTACGAAGGGAGCGACTCggaagacgccgagggcaCAACAGGCCCGTCGCATCAGAGCCTTGAGTCCGGCTCCCCCATCACTCCCGCTGAAGGCGAGCCACCCAAAATCCAGATTAATGGTGCGGCAGCCgccccgcctccgccgccgccgccgccgatgcccgGCACAACCGGCgtccctccgccgcctccacctccgcctcccccaccaccaccacctcctcctccccctggCGGCATGCTCTCGCCGATGGGCggtcctcctccgccgccgccgcctccgccaaTGGGCGGAGCACCGGGTAtgccgccaccaccgccgcctccattGCCCGGTGCCATTTCTGGACACTTTCTTTCACAGGCTACGCCATTTGCTGGAGGACCTTCCATTGGCCTTCCTGTCGTTCGTCCGAAGAGGAAGCTCAAGGCTCTTCATTGGGACAAGGTCGATTCGCCCATGACTACCCATTGGGCCGCACACGCTCCGTCCGCTGAGGAGCGTGAGGAGAAGTACCTTGAACTCAGCCGCAAGGGTATCTTGGATGAAGTCGAGAAACTCTTTATGGCCAAAGAAATCAAGAGGCTtggtgtcggcggcggtgctaagaaggacgacaagaagcaaATTATCTCGGCAGATCTTCGCAAAGCCTTCG aAATTGCCTTTGCCAAGTTTTCTCAAATTTCCGTTGAGAGAATTGTACAGATGATCATCCATTGTGACAAGGATATCTTGGACAATACTGTAGTCATGGATTTCTTGCGCAAAGACGATCTCTGCCATATTCCTGATAACACGGCCAAGCAAATGGCACCCTACAGCAAAGACTGGACGGGCGCCAACCCCGACAAGGCCGACCGCGAGCAGGACCCAGCCGAGCTCACCAGACAAGACCAGATCTATCTTTTTACGGCCTTTGAGCTGCACCACTACTGGAAGGCCCGAATGCGCGCCCTGGCTCTTACCAGGAGCTTTGAGCCCGACTTTGACGAAATTACGGAGAAGATGCGGCATGTAGTCGGCGTGTCCGAGTCTTTGAGAGACTCGGTATCGTTGATGaacgtcctcggcctcatTTTGGACATCGGAAACTACATGAACGACGCCAACAAGCAAGCCCGCGGTTTCAAGCTGAGCtctctcgcccgtctcgccATGGTAaaggacgacaagaacgAATCCACACTGGCGGACCTGGTCGAGCGGATCGTCCGCAACCAGTACCCCGAGTGGGAAGAGTTCTCGAATGACATTTCGGGTGTCATGATGGCACAGAAGATCAATATCGAACAGCTCCAGTCGGACGCCAGGCAGTACATCGACACGGTCAAGAATGTCCAGATGTCGCTTGACGCCGGCAATCTCAGCGACTCCAAGAAGTTCCATCCTCAAGATCGCGTCAGCCAGGTTGTCCAGAGGATCATGAAGGACGCAAGAAGAaaggcggaggagatgcAGCTGTACCTGGAGGAAATGATGAAGACGTACAACGACATCATGGTCTTCTACGGCGAAGACCCTACGGACGAAAACGCCCGGAGAGACTTCTTTGCCAAGCTCGCCATATTCATCTCGGAGTGGAAGAAGTCGAGGGAGAAGAACGTGCAACTGGAGGAGACGCGCAGGCGCAACGAGGCATCCATGAAACGCAAGCACGCCCAACTCCAGGTATCCAATACCAAGGTGGAGGGggcaccgccctcgccatccagCGCAGGTGCTATGGACTCTCTCCTGGAGAAGTTGCGTGCCGCTGCACCCCAGACCCGGGACCAGAGAGATCGCCGTCGCAGGGCAAGACTCAAGGACCGTCATCAGGTGCGGATAGCATCCGGACAGAAGATTCCTGATCCGGACGAGATTCCCGAGGTGGAAGTCGCTTTACAGCAGCCGCCCAAGGAGGCAACAATCGATGAGGACGGCAATCCCATCAGCCCAGGACTGTCGTCGCCCAGAGAagctggcgaggacgatgtgGCCGATCGCGCGGCGATGCTGCTCCAAGGTATACGTGGAGGAGACGGGgctgacgacgccgacccagaaaagagagagagcctgCGGCGTTCGCGGAGGCAAActgccgaggaagagcgGCGGATGAGAAGACGCAGGCGGGAGAAGGCGACTTCGACCAACACGGCCGTCAGTGAAGGAGACACGACTGTGACGGAagcgaaggaggaggatatACCCCCAACACCTTCGGTTGAGAGCACACCTGTAGAACCATGA